Proteins from a single region of Pseudodesulfovibrio portus:
- the murC gene encoding UDP-N-acetylmuramate--L-alanine ligase, which produces MRARVNNIHMVGIGGSGMNGIAEVLINMGFHVTGSDLSASAAVRRLEKLGATVFIGHGADNVGNAEVLIKSTAIPDKNPELVEARDRGIPIIPRAEMLAELMRLRTGIAVAGTHGKTTTTSLMATIFTEAGLDPTVIIGGKLNTYGANARLGEGDYLIAEADESDGSFLRLSPIITVVTNVDKDHMDFYDNQDAIDLSFIRFMNSIPFYGMNVVCGDDEGVQRLLPLIKRPCLTYGLGNKNRLRGEIITAHLRTLFKVYLDGEEWGEVTVAQPGTHNVLNALACIGVALEAGLEKHDIINGLGNFGGVGRRFERKGERKGVVVVDDYGHHPAEIEANLRTAKECYPDRRLVVAFQPHRFSRTQALFGEFCQAFADADLLLLTEIYPASESPIPGVSGLSLAQGIKQVSETKVQFFPDFESLEKRLKDILKPGDLFMTQGAGSIWTIGENWLEQPDEEPDRAENDTDEE; this is translated from the coding sequence ATGCGGGCGCGGGTGAACAACATCCACATGGTGGGCATCGGCGGCTCCGGCATGAACGGCATCGCCGAGGTGCTCATCAACATGGGCTTTCACGTCACCGGCTCGGACCTGTCCGCCTCGGCGGCGGTGCGCAGGCTGGAAAAACTCGGGGCCACGGTCTTCATCGGCCATGGCGCGGACAACGTGGGCAACGCCGAAGTGCTCATCAAGTCCACGGCCATCCCGGACAAAAACCCGGAACTGGTGGAAGCCCGCGACCGGGGCATCCCCATCATCCCCCGCGCCGAAATGCTGGCCGAGCTGATGCGCCTTCGCACCGGCATCGCCGTGGCCGGGACCCACGGCAAGACCACCACGACCTCGCTCATGGCCACCATCTTCACCGAGGCCGGGCTCGACCCCACCGTGATCATCGGCGGCAAGCTGAACACATACGGCGCCAACGCCCGCCTGGGCGAGGGCGACTACCTCATCGCCGAGGCCGACGAGTCCGACGGCTCGTTCCTGCGGCTTTCCCCCATCATCACCGTGGTCACCAACGTGGACAAGGACCACATGGATTTCTACGACAACCAGGACGCCATCGACCTGTCGTTCATCCGCTTCATGAACTCCATCCCCTTCTACGGCATGAACGTGGTCTGCGGCGACGACGAGGGCGTCCAGCGGCTGCTCCCGCTCATCAAGCGCCCCTGCCTGACCTACGGACTGGGCAACAAGAACCGGCTGCGGGGCGAGATCATCACCGCCCACCTGCGCACCCTGTTCAAGGTCTACCTGGACGGCGAGGAATGGGGCGAAGTGACCGTGGCCCAACCCGGCACCCACAACGTCCTGAACGCCCTGGCCTGCATCGGCGTGGCCCTTGAGGCCGGGCTCGAGAAACACGACATCATCAACGGGCTGGGCAACTTCGGCGGCGTGGGCCGCCGCTTCGAGCGCAAGGGCGAGCGCAAAGGGGTCGTGGTGGTGGACGACTACGGCCACCACCCCGCCGAAATCGAAGCCAACCTGCGCACGGCCAAGGAGTGCTACCCGGACCGCCGGTTGGTGGTGGCCTTCCAGCCCCACCGCTTCTCCCGGACCCAGGCCCTGTTCGGCGAATTCTGCCAGGCCTTCGCCGACGCGGACCTGCTCCTGCTGACCGAAATCTACCCGGCTTCGGAGTCGCCCATCCCCGGCGTCTCCGGCCTGTCCCTGGCCCAGGGCATCAAGCAGGTGTCCGAGACCAAGGTCCAGTTTTTCCCGGACTTCGAGTCATTGGAAAAACGGCTCAAGGATATCCTCAAACCCGGCGACCTGTTCATGACCCAGGGCGCGGGCTCCATCTGGACGATCGGCGAGAACTGGCTCGAGCAACCCGACGAGGAACCGGACCGTGCCGAAAACGACACGGACGAGGAGTAA
- the murD gene encoding UDP-N-acetylmuramoyl-L-alanine--D-glutamate ligase yields MNRIVRNFIDQAILTGKQAVVVGTGKSGLAAARLLDVLGARVRVADRKDDLTEDVLGPLKGKAELVAGEHKKEHFADADIIVFSPGVPVRKLAPVLEGIPARKIVAELEFASWFIEAPVLAVTGSNGKTTTTTLISEIFAQAGRRAFTGGNIGVPLCEYLLDMEPAEIIVLEVSSFQLQNCRLFKPHVGVFLNFSANHLDYHEDMDEYLDAKLNLFSQMTGEDTALLHESLRPVLKDRSFTNAHVEWFDATDRFDAPHLPGEHNRSNVEAAWQAVRRFGVTEEQAAATIMNFKPLAHRIEPVGEKKGVLYVNDSKATTLDAALAAVRSFDRPVRILMGGVWKGGDVARFARDVDGRVVQVGLFGGAREDLEPELAKRFPVSWDETLEGATKRLAAGAAPGDVVLLSPATASFDQYNGMAERGADFKRVVGGLHD; encoded by the coding sequence GTGAATCGAATCGTTCGCAACTTCATCGATCAAGCGATCCTCACGGGCAAGCAGGCCGTGGTGGTGGGCACCGGCAAGTCCGGCCTGGCCGCCGCCCGTCTGCTGGACGTGCTCGGCGCGCGCGTGCGCGTTGCGGATCGCAAGGACGACCTCACCGAGGACGTGCTGGGACCGCTCAAGGGCAAGGCGGAACTGGTCGCGGGCGAGCACAAGAAGGAGCACTTCGCGGACGCGGACATCATCGTCTTTTCCCCTGGCGTGCCGGTCAGGAAACTCGCCCCGGTGCTTGAAGGCATTCCCGCGCGCAAGATCGTGGCCGAACTGGAATTCGCCTCCTGGTTCATCGAGGCCCCGGTGCTGGCCGTGACCGGGTCCAACGGCAAGACCACGACCACCACCCTGATCTCCGAGATATTCGCGCAGGCCGGACGCCGCGCCTTTACCGGCGGCAACATCGGCGTGCCCCTGTGCGAATACCTGCTGGACATGGAACCCGCCGAGATCATCGTGCTCGAGGTGTCCAGCTTCCAGCTCCAGAACTGCCGACTGTTCAAGCCGCACGTCGGCGTGTTCCTCAACTTTTCGGCCAACCACCTCGACTACCACGAGGACATGGACGAATACCTGGACGCCAAGCTCAACCTCTTTTCCCAGATGACCGGCGAGGACACCGCCCTGCTGCACGAGTCGCTGCGCCCGGTGCTCAAGGACCGCTCCTTCACCAACGCCCATGTGGAATGGTTCGACGCCACGGACCGCTTCGACGCCCCGCACCTTCCGGGCGAGCACAACCGGTCCAACGTGGAAGCGGCCTGGCAGGCCGTCAGGCGGTTCGGCGTCACCGAGGAGCAGGCGGCCGCGACCATCATGAATTTCAAGCCCCTGGCCCACCGCATCGAGCCGGTAGGCGAAAAAAAGGGCGTGCTCTACGTCAACGACTCCAAGGCCACCACCCTGGACGCGGCCCTGGCTGCGGTCCGCTCATTCGACCGCCCGGTGCGCATCCTCATGGGCGGCGTGTGGAAGGGCGGCGACGTGGCCCGGTTCGCCCGGGACGTGGACGGCAGGGTCGTGCAGGTAGGCCTGTTCGGCGGTGCGCGCGAGGACCTGGAGCCGGAACTGGCGAAACGCTTCCCCGTAAGCTGGGACGAGACCCTGGAAGGCGCGACCAAGCGGCTGGCCGCCGGGGCCGCCCCGGGCGACGTGGTCCTGCTCTCCCCGGCCACGGCCAGCTTCGACCAGTACAACGGCATGGCCGAACGCGGCGCGGACTTCAAGCGCGTGGTGGGGGGGCTGCATGACTAG
- the ftsZ gene encoding cell division protein FtsZ, with protein sequence MEYFEIEHESSAKIKVVGCGGGGGNAVNNMIMSALKGVKFIVANTDNQDINKSMAEHKIQIGEKLTKGLGAGANPEIGRNAALESVEQIREALDGADMVFITAGMGGGTGTGSAPVVAQVAKELGALTVGVVTKPFYFEGRRRLEQAEEGTRALSDVVDSIITIPNDRLLQLAAKKASFSDMLKKADEVLYYAVKGIADLITVHGLINLDFADVKAAMSCSGMALMGTGIASGESRAKEAAMKAITSPLLEDVSIEGAKGVLINITCGPDMLIDEVSEAADIIYKEAHDDAEIFFGTVFDPDAGDEMRITVIATGIDPAAEEPEPVLSKAEQQKLLLLGKPRGMEQAVAQPKRAVHQKVLNTDRNIPAYLRKAGGELNTTEMPNVRMSQRAVAGPGEEEFIFEEDNLEVPAFIRKNVD encoded by the coding sequence ATGGAATACTTTGAAATCGAACACGAAAGCAGCGCCAAGATCAAGGTCGTGGGCTGCGGCGGCGGTGGCGGCAACGCGGTCAACAACATGATCATGTCCGCTCTCAAGGGCGTCAAATTCATCGTTGCCAACACCGACAACCAGGACATCAACAAGTCCATGGCCGAACACAAGATCCAGATCGGCGAGAAGCTGACCAAGGGTCTCGGCGCGGGCGCCAACCCGGAGATCGGCCGCAACGCCGCCCTGGAGTCCGTGGAGCAGATCCGCGAGGCCCTGGACGGCGCGGACATGGTCTTCATCACCGCCGGCATGGGCGGCGGCACCGGCACCGGTTCCGCCCCGGTCGTGGCCCAGGTGGCCAAGGAACTGGGCGCGCTCACCGTGGGCGTGGTCACCAAGCCCTTCTACTTCGAAGGCCGCCGCAGGCTGGAACAGGCCGAAGAGGGCACCCGGGCGTTGTCCGACGTGGTGGACTCCATCATCACCATCCCCAACGACCGGCTGCTCCAGCTGGCCGCCAAGAAGGCGTCCTTCTCCGACATGCTCAAGAAGGCGGATGAGGTCCTGTACTACGCGGTCAAGGGCATCGCCGACCTGATCACCGTGCACGGGCTGATCAACCTGGACTTCGCGGACGTCAAGGCCGCCATGTCCTGCTCCGGCATGGCGCTCATGGGCACCGGCATCGCGTCCGGCGAATCCCGGGCCAAGGAAGCGGCCATGAAGGCCATCACCTCCCCGCTGCTGGAAGACGTGTCCATCGAGGGCGCCAAGGGCGTGTTGATCAACATCACCTGCGGCCCGGACATGCTCATCGACGAGGTCTCCGAGGCTGCGGACATCATTTACAAGGAAGCCCACGACGACGCCGAAATCTTCTTCGGCACAGTCTTCGACCCGGACGCGGGCGACGAGATGCGCATCACGGTCATCGCCACGGGCATCGACCCGGCGGCGGAAGAGCCGGAACCGGTCCTTTCCAAGGCGGAACAGCAGAAACTGCTGCTGCTCGGCAAGCCGCGCGGCATGGAACAGGCAGTGGCCCAGCCCAAGCGGGCGGTCCACCAGAAGGTGCTCAACACCGACCGCAACATCCCGGCGTACCTGCGCAAGGCGGGCGGCGAACTGAACACCACCGAAATGCCCAACGTCCGGATGAGCCAGCGGGCCGTTGCCGGTCCCGGCGAAGAGGAATTCATTTTCGAGGAGGACAATCTCGAAGTCCCTGCCTTCATTCGCAAGAATGTAGACTAG
- the ftsW gene encoding putative lipid II flippase FtsW: MTSGINAKKSAGNAGRIDHWLLVATLVLGAFGLIMVLSSSGIMAEQKYQDTYYFFKRQLAFTGVGLIIMLACMYVPRNLLYSLTYFWVGLAVIMLGLCLSPLGVSVNGASRWIRLGPVNFQPLEYAKIALVFYLAYFFSRKQDMVRTFSVGFLPPFLVTGFLCGLLLLQPDFGGAVVLCGLLLFMCMVGGTRISYLLLSLVFAGGAGYMLISSSPYRLKRWTAFLNPHELAQNEGYQLVQSLYAFGSGKLFGKGFGAGQSKLFFLPEAHNDFIMAVVGEELGFVGMSIFFCIIGFFLYRALRIAMRLEELQDRFTAFGLTCIIALGMILNLAVVLGTVPPKGVAMPFISYGGSSLTVSFICAGILLNLSRRAKA, encoded by the coding sequence ATGACTAGCGGCATCAACGCCAAGAAAAGCGCGGGCAACGCAGGGCGCATCGATCACTGGCTCCTGGTGGCCACCCTGGTGCTCGGGGCCTTCGGCCTGATCATGGTCCTGTCCTCCTCGGGCATCATGGCCGAGCAGAAGTACCAGGACACCTACTACTTCTTCAAGCGCCAGCTCGCCTTCACGGGCGTGGGGCTGATCATCATGCTGGCCTGCATGTACGTCCCCCGCAACCTGCTCTATTCACTGACCTACTTCTGGGTGGGGCTGGCCGTGATCATGCTGGGCCTGTGCCTCTCCCCCCTGGGGGTCAGCGTCAACGGCGCCAGCCGCTGGATACGCCTGGGGCCGGTCAACTTCCAGCCCCTGGAATACGCCAAGATCGCACTGGTCTTCTATCTCGCCTATTTCTTCTCCCGGAAACAGGACATGGTGCGCACCTTCTCGGTGGGCTTCCTCCCCCCGTTCCTGGTCACCGGCTTCCTGTGCGGCCTGCTGCTCCTGCAGCCGGACTTCGGCGGCGCGGTGGTCCTGTGCGGCCTGCTCCTGTTCATGTGCATGGTGGGCGGCACGCGCATCAGCTACCTGCTCCTGTCCCTGGTCTTCGCGGGCGGCGCGGGCTACATGCTCATCTCGTCCTCGCCCTACCGGCTGAAGCGGTGGACCGCCTTCCTCAACCCGCACGAGCTGGCCCAGAACGAGGGCTACCAGCTGGTCCAGTCCCTGTACGCCTTCGGCTCGGGCAAGCTCTTCGGCAAGGGCTTCGGCGCGGGACAGTCCAAGCTCTTCTTCCTGCCCGAGGCGCACAACGACTTCATCATGGCCGTGGTCGGCGAGGAACTGGGTTTCGTCGGCATGTCCATCTTCTTCTGCATCATCGGATTTTTCCTGTATCGCGCGCTGCGCATCGCCATGCGGCTCGAAGAGCTGCAGGACCGGTTCACGGCCTTCGGCCTGACCTGCATCATCGCCCTGGGCATGATCCTGAACCTGGCCGTGGTGCTGGGCACGGTGCCGCCCAAGGGCGTGGCCATGCCGTTCATCAGCTACGGCGGATCGAGCCTGACCGTGTCCTTCATCTGCGCGGGCATCCTGCTCAACCTCTCCAGGAGGGCAAAGGCATGA
- the murG gene encoding undecaprenyldiphospho-muramoylpentapeptide beta-N-acetylglucosaminyltransferase — protein MILNRVILTTGGTGGHIFPALATATELTLRNKGVDILFMGGPGVEGDMARKHGLRFLELPASGIMGRGIPGVLSGLGWLGTGVPKALAAVWGFKPDAVIGFGGYAGFCPVLAARILGIPTAIHEQNSVPGVANKMLGKVVKRIFLSFPDRLRVFPAHKTYLTGNPVRQEILQAAKRRRGRATGRRVLVLGGSQGARPVNDAIIEALPRFMEAGIRLVHQAGRTDYVRVRAAYEAAGADPAQVREFIEDIGAEYALCDLAVCRAGASTVFEIAAAGVPAIFVPFPQATHDHQTMNAKAMADLGAAELIPQPALTGEGLFRAVNRLLGDAERLSAMEEAARGFAKPAAAADIVAGLEGLAA, from the coding sequence ATGATCCTGAACCGCGTCATCCTGACCACCGGCGGCACGGGCGGCCACATCTTCCCGGCCCTGGCCACGGCCACGGAACTGACCCTGCGCAACAAGGGCGTGGACATCCTGTTCATGGGCGGCCCGGGCGTGGAGGGCGACATGGCCCGCAAACACGGCCTGCGATTCCTGGAACTCCCGGCCTCCGGCATCATGGGGCGCGGCATCCCCGGCGTCCTCTCCGGCCTGGGCTGGCTGGGCACGGGCGTGCCCAAGGCCCTGGCAGCGGTCTGGGGCTTCAAGCCTGACGCGGTCATCGGCTTCGGCGGCTATGCCGGATTCTGCCCGGTCCTGGCCGCGCGCATCCTGGGCATCCCCACGGCCATCCACGAACAGAACTCCGTGCCGGGCGTGGCCAACAAGATGCTCGGCAAGGTGGTGAAACGAATTTTCCTGAGCTTCCCGGACAGACTGCGCGTCTTCCCGGCCCACAAGACCTACCTGACCGGCAATCCCGTGCGCCAGGAGATTCTCCAGGCCGCGAAGCGGCGCAGGGGGCGGGCAACGGGACGGCGGGTCCTCGTCCTGGGCGGCAGCCAGGGAGCCAGGCCCGTCAACGACGCCATCATCGAGGCGCTGCCCCGGTTCATGGAAGCGGGCATCCGGCTCGTGCACCAGGCGGGCAGGACGGACTACGTCCGGGTACGCGCGGCCTATGAAGCCGCTGGCGCCGACCCGGCGCAGGTCCGGGAATTCATCGAGGACATCGGGGCCGAATACGCGCTCTGCGACCTGGCCGTATGCCGGGCCGGGGCGTCCACGGTCTTTGAAATCGCGGCGGCAGGGGTACCGGCCATCTTCGTGCCCTTTCCCCAGGCCACGCACGACCATCAAACAATGAATGCCAAGGCCATGGCGGACCTGGGCGCGGCGGAACTGATTCCCCAACCGGCACTGACCGGCGAGGGGCTGTTCCGGGCCGTGAACAGGCTGCTCGGCGACGCCGAGAGGCTGTCCGCCATGGAAGAGGCGGCGCGGGGCTTTGCCAAGCCCGCCGCAGCCGCGGATATAGTGGCCGGTCTGGAAGGACTGGCGGCGTAG
- the ftsA gene encoding cell division protein FtsA, translated as MARNDLIVGLDVGTTKICTVVGEASDTGVDIIGIGTAPSTGLRRGVVVNIEKTVQCIKKSLEDAELMAGCDIRTVYAGIAGSHIQGFNSHGVIAVKGGEVTQRDVDRVIEAAKAIAIPMDREVLHTLPQEFIVDDQRGIADPLGMAGVRLEVKVHIVTGAVTSAQNIIRSCNRSGLDVSNIVLESLASSKAVLSPEEREIGVALVDIGGGTTDIAVFSKDSIKHTSVLALGGHNLTNDIAYGLRTPMMSAEKIKMEYGCAMADLVTSEEIIEVPSVGGRESRKMSKRVLAEICEPRCEEILALVDQELIKSGFKNMIAAGVVLTGGTVMIDGMQELAEQIFDLPVRIGAPEEGIGGLASEVHSPKYATAVGLLLHGAEEEGLHNKVRPFKIRDDSGFDRIVSRMKKWFTDIK; from the coding sequence ATGGCTAGAAATGATCTGATCGTGGGCCTCGACGTGGGCACCACCAAAATCTGCACCGTGGTGGGCGAAGCATCGGACACCGGCGTCGACATCATCGGCATCGGCACGGCACCGTCCACCGGGTTGCGGCGCGGCGTGGTCGTCAACATCGAAAAGACGGTCCAATGCATCAAGAAGTCCCTGGAGGACGCGGAACTCATGGCCGGGTGCGACATCCGCACCGTGTACGCGGGCATCGCCGGGTCCCACATCCAGGGGTTCAATTCCCACGGCGTCATCGCGGTCAAGGGCGGCGAAGTCACCCAGCGCGACGTGGACCGCGTCATCGAGGCGGCCAAGGCCATCGCCATCCCCATGGACCGCGAGGTGCTGCACACCCTGCCCCAGGAGTTCATCGTGGACGACCAGCGCGGCATCGCCGATCCGCTTGGCATGGCGGGCGTGCGCCTGGAGGTCAAGGTGCACATCGTCACCGGCGCGGTGACCTCGGCCCAGAACATCATCCGGTCGTGCAACCGGTCCGGCCTGGACGTGTCCAACATCGTCCTCGAGTCGCTGGCCTCCAGCAAGGCGGTGCTCTCCCCCGAGGAAAGGGAGATCGGCGTTGCCCTGGTTGACATCGGCGGCGGCACCACGGACATCGCGGTCTTCTCCAAGGACTCCATCAAGCACACCAGCGTGCTGGCGCTCGGCGGCCACAACCTGACCAACGACATCGCCTACGGGCTGCGCACGCCCATGATGTCCGCCGAGAAGATCAAGATGGAATACGGCTGCGCCATGGCCGACCTGGTGACCAGCGAGGAGATCATCGAGGTGCCGAGCGTGGGCGGTCGCGAGTCGCGCAAGATGAGCAAGCGCGTGCTGGCGGAAATCTGCGAGCCGCGCTGCGAGGAGATACTCGCCCTGGTGGACCAGGAGCTGATCAAGTCCGGCTTCAAGAACATGATCGCTGCGGGCGTGGTGCTCACGGGCGGCACGGTCATGATCGACGGCATGCAGGAGCTGGCCGAGCAGATCTTCGACCTGCCGGTGCGCATCGGCGCGCCAGAGGAAGGCATCGGCGGCCTGGCCAGCGAGGTGCACAGCCCCAAGTACGCCACGGCTGTCGGCCTGCTGCTCCACGGAGCGGAAGAGGAAGGCCTGCACAACAAGGTCCGTCCCTTCAAGATTCGCGACGATTCCGGCTTCGACCGCATCGTCTCGCGCATGAAGAAGTGGTTCACGGACATCAAGTGA
- the murB gene encoding UDP-N-acetylmuramate dehydrogenase → MALERIARPSLAERTTLRLGGTAEVELVARDERDLDELGDFLMKEPLRPFVIGEGSNLLAPDTHLDVALIRTATPPGPERVEKVGDRLIVRCGGGQRLPGLLGWAQMAGLSGLEGLTGIPGSVGGAVAMNAGSYGTEIGDVVSRVRLWSPGQGLFWLDREQCDFGYRRFTPGIPMAKALIWQVELALTEGQPKQVRKTMQDNYDRKKATQPVTARSAGCIFKNPEGESAGMLLDKAGMKGARLGGMAFSDIHANFLINTGGGTSQDALELIDQGREKVKEQFGIILDMEVIIL, encoded by the coding sequence ATGGCCCTGGAACGCATTGCCCGACCATCGCTTGCCGAGCGGACCACGCTGCGGCTCGGCGGCACCGCCGAGGTGGAACTCGTGGCCCGCGACGAGCGGGACCTTGACGAGCTGGGCGACTTCCTCATGAAGGAGCCCCTGCGGCCGTTCGTCATCGGCGAAGGCAGCAACCTCCTGGCGCCCGACACCCACCTGGACGTGGCGCTCATCCGCACGGCCACGCCTCCCGGCCCCGAGCGCGTGGAAAAGGTCGGCGACAGGCTCATCGTCCGCTGCGGCGGCGGGCAGCGGCTGCCCGGCCTGCTCGGCTGGGCGCAGATGGCCGGGCTGTCCGGCCTGGAAGGGCTGACCGGCATCCCCGGCTCCGTGGGCGGGGCCGTGGCCATGAACGCCGGGTCCTACGGCACCGAGATCGGCGACGTGGTCAGCCGCGTCCGGCTCTGGTCGCCGGGCCAGGGGCTGTTCTGGCTGGACCGGGAACAGTGCGACTTCGGCTATCGCCGCTTCACGCCCGGGATTCCCATGGCCAAGGCGCTCATCTGGCAGGTGGAACTGGCCCTGACCGAAGGCCAGCCAAAACAGGTGCGCAAGACCATGCAGGACAACTACGACAGGAAAAAAGCCACCCAGCCCGTCACCGCACGCAGCGCGGGATGCATTTTCAAGAACCCGGAGGGAGAGTCCGCCGGGATGCTGCTGGACAAGGCGGGCATGAAGGGCGCGCGCCTCGGCGGCATGGCCTTTTCGGACATCCATGCCAACTTCCTGATCAACACGGGGGGCGGCACCTCCCAAGACGCCCTGGAGCTCATCGACCAGGGCCGCGAAAAGGTGAAGGAACAATTCGGCATCATCCTCGACATGGAGGTCATCATACTGTGA
- a CDS encoding cell division protein FtsQ/DivIB: MSTLTIGKQSRITLGSKRKKRSNSFRTQKRTTLSNTRKRPQRRLAGIGQFMVRCVMLMLTLSLVAVLGVGLLFGYRYLTTHPYFELKEIHVTGIDRLNRGDILKSANIGLGLNCLDMNVGEVEQRLSANPWIESVTVRREFPNRLRIGVEEKVPAFWIRQGDGLYFADASGRVIAPMHPGEMASLPILTVAEGLDEGPAVLRGILEKMKEKKTPFTQSQTAWIKLTSAHELEIYLDGHAGGRGLTVRFGTDQWETQLERMKVVWRDLLRRNEFKDAAIIAASGEKIWIKKREPSEG, translated from the coding sequence GTGAGTACCCTGACAATCGGCAAGCAGAGCCGCATCACGCTGGGCAGCAAGCGCAAGAAGCGCTCCAACTCCTTCCGCACCCAGAAAAGGACCACCCTGTCCAACACCCGGAAAAGGCCGCAGCGCAGGCTGGCCGGGATCGGCCAGTTCATGGTCCGCTGCGTGATGCTCATGCTCACCCTCTCCCTGGTGGCGGTCCTCGGCGTGGGCCTGCTTTTCGGCTACCGCTACCTGACCACCCACCCCTATTTCGAACTCAAGGAAATCCACGTCACCGGTATCGACCGGCTGAACCGTGGCGACATCCTGAAAAGCGCGAACATCGGTCTCGGCCTCAACTGCCTGGACATGAACGTGGGCGAAGTGGAGCAGCGGCTCTCGGCCAACCCGTGGATCGAGTCCGTGACCGTGCGCCGGGAATTTCCCAACCGGCTCCGCATCGGCGTGGAGGAAAAGGTCCCGGCCTTCTGGATTCGCCAGGGCGACGGCCTCTACTTTGCGGACGCCTCGGGCCGGGTCATCGCGCCCATGCACCCCGGCGAAATGGCCTCCCTGCCGATCCTGACCGTGGCCGAGGGGCTGGACGAAGGCCCGGCGGTGCTCAGGGGCATTCTGGAAAAGATGAAGGAAAAGAAGACCCCCTTCACCCAGAGCCAGACGGCCTGGATCAAGCTGACCAGCGCCCACGAACTGGAAATCTACCTGGACGGCCACGCGGGCGGACGAGGCCTGACCGTCAGGTTCGGCACCGACCAATGGGAGACGCAGCTTGAACGGATGAAGGTCGTCTGGCGCGACCTGCTCAGGCGCAACGAATTCAAGGACGCGGCCATCATTGCGGCCAGCGGCGAAAAAATCTGGATCAAGAAGCGCGAGCCCTCCGAGGGATAG